One window of the Cryptomeria japonica chromosome 7, Sugi_1.0, whole genome shotgun sequence genome contains the following:
- the LOC131856641 gene encoding ethylene-responsive transcription factor ERF071-like, protein MVMSAIVIEILFLKHLDTLCLYLEKSLVRKTTVRDLSKSFDKFIPEKSLVRKTTVRDLSKNFDKFAEYHLGKAHSQPPEAVDIYCQKEEEKSAVKKAKEKRKKPHHMYRGLRQRPSGKWAAEIRDPIKGNMVWTL, encoded by the coding sequence ATGGTAATGTCTGCAATCGTAATTGAAATCTTGTTTCTGAAACACCTAGACACCCTCTGTTTATACCTAGAAAAATCTCTTGTCCGAAAAACTACTGTCAGAGACTTAAGCAAAAGCTTTGACAAATTTATACCTGAAAAATCTCTTGTCCGAAAAACTACTGTCAGAGACTTAAGCAAAAACTTTGACAAATTTGCTGAGTATCATCTTGGTAAAGCCCATTCTCAGCCGCCTGAAGCCGTAGACATCTATTGCCAAAAAGAGGAGGAGAAAAGTGCGGTGAAGAAAgcaaaggagaagaggaagaagcccCACCATATGTACAGAGGGCTGAGGCAACGTCCCTCTGGTAAATGGGCTGCAGAGATTAGAGACCCCATCAAGGGAAATATGGTTTGGACTCTATGA